One genomic region from Cellulomonas fengjieae encodes:
- a CDS encoding ABC transporter ATP-binding protein, producing MSVAHRGATVEIDGQHPLRSVLRLLGNHRRRVVGAVLVFPLKDSPQWLMPVVTAHIIDTVVDGGPLRDLGIWAIVAFVALLQNYPTHVLYTKLYMGAVRQVGADLRNALAARLQSLSIGFHSRTSSSIVQTKVVRDVENIELALQQVTHPVLAQTTVVIGAIVMTALSVPQFLPVYALTIPLAVLLRHVLARRSRERNEVFRRNVETFASRVGEMATLVPITRAHGLEATAQARIAEGAEGVRVSGYELDVLNGRFQSLSWVVLQMLSVSCLVTGAWAAVTGLVTISPGEVVQLSAYFGLITGGVTQVLMVLPVGQKGLESVRSVAEVLTEPDLEENEGKAVVRTVGGALRFDRVTFSYPDAAVPAVVDIDLDVHPGETIAFVGPSGSGKSTMLNLALGFLRPTGGRLLLDGVDAATLDLRTYRTHVSVVPQDSVLFEGSIRDNITYGMTDVPDDRVRHALEDANAAEIVDALPDGWDTVVGERGARLSGGQRQRIAIARALVRDPRVLLLDEATSALDSESEALVRDALARLMAGRTTLVVAHRLSTIRNADRIVVLDHGRIVEIGGHDELLEAGGRYARLSHAQRT from the coding sequence ATGTCAGTCGCTCACCGAGGCGCGACCGTCGAGATCGACGGCCAGCACCCCCTGCGGTCGGTCCTGCGGCTCCTGGGCAACCACCGCCGGCGCGTGGTCGGCGCCGTCCTGGTGTTCCCGCTCAAGGACTCGCCGCAGTGGCTCATGCCCGTGGTCACCGCCCACATCATCGACACGGTCGTGGACGGCGGGCCCCTGCGTGACCTGGGCATCTGGGCGATCGTCGCGTTCGTCGCGCTGCTGCAGAACTACCCCACGCACGTCCTGTACACCAAGCTCTACATGGGCGCGGTCCGGCAGGTCGGCGCCGACCTGCGCAACGCGCTCGCCGCCCGCCTGCAGAGCCTGTCGATCGGCTTCCACTCGCGGACCTCGTCCTCGATCGTGCAGACCAAGGTGGTCCGCGACGTCGAGAACATCGAGCTCGCGCTCCAGCAGGTCACCCACCCGGTGCTCGCGCAGACCACCGTCGTGATCGGCGCGATCGTCATGACCGCGCTGTCCGTCCCGCAGTTCCTGCCCGTCTACGCGCTGACCATCCCCCTGGCGGTCCTGCTGCGGCACGTGCTCGCCCGCCGCTCGCGCGAGCGCAACGAGGTGTTCCGCAGGAACGTCGAGACGTTCGCGTCCCGCGTCGGCGAGATGGCGACCCTCGTCCCCATCACCCGCGCGCACGGCCTGGAGGCCACCGCGCAGGCCCGCATCGCCGAGGGCGCCGAGGGCGTCCGGGTGTCGGGCTACGAGCTCGACGTCCTCAACGGGCGTTTCCAGTCGCTGTCCTGGGTCGTGCTCCAGATGCTCAGCGTGAGCTGCCTGGTCACGGGCGCCTGGGCCGCCGTCACGGGGCTCGTCACGATCAGCCCCGGCGAGGTCGTGCAGCTCTCCGCGTACTTCGGCCTCATCACCGGCGGTGTCACGCAGGTGCTCATGGTGCTGCCGGTCGGGCAGAAGGGCCTGGAGTCCGTCCGGTCCGTCGCCGAGGTGCTCACCGAGCCCGACCTCGAGGAGAACGAGGGCAAGGCCGTGGTCCGGACGGTCGGCGGCGCCCTGCGGTTCGACCGCGTCACCTTCTCCTATCCCGACGCCGCCGTGCCCGCCGTGGTCGACATCGACCTCGACGTCCACCCCGGCGAGACCATCGCGTTCGTCGGCCCCTCGGGTTCCGGCAAGTCGACGATGCTGAACCTCGCGCTCGGGTTCCTGCGCCCCACCGGAGGGCGGCTGCTGCTCGACGGCGTCGACGCCGCGACCCTCGACCTGCGCACCTACCGCACGCACGTGTCGGTGGTGCCGCAGGACTCCGTCCTGTTCGAGGGGTCGATCCGGGACAACATCACCTACGGCATGACCGACGTCCCCGACGACCGCGTCCGACACGCGCTCGAGGACGCCAACGCCGCGGAGATCGTCGACGCCCTGCCGGACGGCTGGGACACCGTCGTGGGCGAGCGCGGGGCCCGGCTGTCCGGCGGGCAGCGGCAGCGCATCGCGATCGCGCGCGCCCTGGTGCGCGACCCGCGGGTGCTGCTGCTCGACGAGGCGACGTCCGCGCTCGACTCCGAGTCCGAGGCCCTCGTCCGCGACGCCCTCGCCCGCCTGATGGCCGGCCGCACGACGCTCGTCGTCGCGCACCGGCTGTCCACCATCCGCAACGCCGACCGCATCGTCGTGCTCGACCACGGCCGCATCGTCGAGATCGGCGGCCACGACGAGCTGCTCGAGGCGGGCGGCCGCTACGCCCGGCTCTCGCACGCGCAGCGCACCTGA
- a CDS encoding glycoside hydrolase — protein MTSTAKRRTRIGIGIAAVATTAAGATIAALVVGSAPDEVAGEPVTLRPNPSYRASEPFQGWGTSLVWFAHATGGYPEDLREELYQLVFGEEGLNLTIARYNVGGGNATDVDSAAYMRKGGDVPGWWDPSLAGPDGAVRDAADAYRAAFDADDDASYDLDADAGQRWWVERLAQEGRITHWEAFSNSPPWFMTESGYATGGLDATSDQLRADSVEDFAAYMVRVVEHLEQTYGIEVATIDPMNEPNTDYWATRFTPEGELEPGRQEGAHLSPALQARLVEALAARLADPSTTTDATVSGPDETNPRLFLQDWEGWTPAAREAVGQLNVHTYGTEDRVQVRDVAKATGKPLWMSEVEGDFSLEAGFDLDDMANGLGMAGRIVDDLRELEPRAWVFWQPVEDRWHMELESDGNWGSIYIDLDCGADGTSARRVAAGHADPTCRVLTNTKFDTVRNFTHYIEPGDSQIAVDDPSTTAFVHGDGTGATLVHVNTSSEDRAVTLDLSLFGDTDGATVTPVVTTAPPAVRTADSAPHALVPGEAVRVRDDGTVTLPVPAKSVTTFLVEGVSGVADGAAPADGTPYALFGLDGDLALTAVDDATTVETPDGSAGQMWTLHTLSGEGTNRRVVALTDGTGAFLASTEDGTALVPSDLGTARTAPAQQWVLNSIDGRTYSLLNVATTRQLDVTRRSAEPGTPVALAPATTDPQQAWRFEPAS, from the coding sequence ATGACGAGCACGGCGAAGCGACGCACCCGGATCGGCATCGGCATCGCCGCGGTCGCCACCACCGCGGCGGGCGCCACCATCGCCGCCCTCGTCGTCGGCTCGGCCCCCGACGAGGTGGCCGGCGAGCCCGTGACCCTCAGGCCGAACCCGTCCTACCGCGCGAGCGAGCCGTTCCAGGGCTGGGGCACGAGCCTCGTCTGGTTCGCGCACGCGACCGGCGGCTACCCCGAGGACCTGCGCGAGGAGCTCTACCAGCTGGTCTTCGGCGAGGAAGGGCTCAACCTGACGATCGCCCGGTACAACGTCGGCGGCGGCAACGCGACCGACGTCGACTCCGCGGCGTACATGCGCAAGGGGGGCGACGTGCCCGGCTGGTGGGACCCGTCACTGGCGGGACCGGACGGCGCCGTGCGCGACGCGGCCGACGCCTACCGCGCGGCGTTCGACGCCGACGACGACGCGTCCTACGACCTGGACGCCGACGCGGGGCAGCGCTGGTGGGTCGAGCGGCTCGCGCAGGAGGGGCGCATCACGCACTGGGAGGCCTTCAGCAACTCCCCACCGTGGTTCATGACGGAGTCCGGGTACGCCACCGGCGGTCTCGACGCGACGTCCGACCAGCTGCGCGCGGACAGCGTCGAGGACTTCGCGGCTTACATGGTGCGCGTGGTCGAGCACCTGGAGCAGACGTACGGCATCGAGGTCGCCACCATCGACCCGATGAACGAGCCGAACACCGACTACTGGGCCACGCGGTTCACCCCGGAGGGCGAGCTCGAGCCCGGTCGTCAGGAGGGTGCGCACCTGAGCCCCGCGCTCCAGGCGCGCCTGGTCGAGGCACTCGCCGCCCGGCTGGCGGACCCGTCGACCACGACGGACGCGACCGTCTCCGGTCCCGACGAGACCAACCCCCGACTGTTCCTGCAGGACTGGGAGGGGTGGACGCCCGCCGCGCGCGAGGCCGTCGGCCAGCTCAACGTGCACACCTACGGCACCGAGGACCGGGTGCAGGTCCGGGACGTCGCCAAGGCGACGGGCAAGCCGCTGTGGATGAGCGAGGTCGAGGGCGACTTCAGCCTCGAGGCCGGTTTCGACCTCGACGACATGGCCAACGGCCTGGGCATGGCCGGGCGCATCGTCGACGACCTGCGCGAGCTCGAGCCGCGGGCCTGGGTGTTCTGGCAGCCGGTCGAGGACCGCTGGCACATGGAGCTCGAGTCCGACGGCAACTGGGGCAGCATCTACATCGACCTGGACTGCGGGGCCGACGGCACGTCCGCGCGCCGCGTCGCCGCCGGGCACGCCGACCCGACCTGCCGGGTGCTGACCAACACCAAGTTCGACACGGTCCGGAACTTCACGCACTACATCGAGCCGGGCGACTCGCAGATCGCCGTCGACGACCCCTCGACGACCGCGTTCGTGCACGGCGACGGCACCGGCGCGACGCTCGTGCACGTCAACACCTCGTCCGAGGACCGGGCCGTGACGCTCGATCTCTCCCTGTTCGGCGACACGGACGGCGCGACGGTCACGCCGGTCGTCACCACGGCCCCGCCCGCCGTCCGCACCGCCGACAGCGCGCCGCACGCGCTGGTGCCGGGTGAGGCGGTCCGCGTCCGCGACGACGGCACCGTCACCCTGCCCGTGCCCGCCAAGTCCGTGACGACCTTCCTGGTCGAGGGCGTCTCCGGCGTCGCCGACGGTGCCGCACCCGCGGACGGCACCCCGTACGCGCTGTTCGGGCTCGACGGCGACCTCGCGCTGACCGCCGTCGACGACGCGACCACCGTCGAGACGCCCGACGGCTCCGCCGGCCAGATGTGGACGCTGCACACCCTCTCCGGGGAGGGCACCAACCGGCGGGTCGTCGCGCTCACGGACGGCACCGGCGCCTTCCTCGCGTCCACGGAGGACGGCACGGCGCTCGTCCCCTCGGACCTCGGGACCGCCCGCACCGCGCCGGCGCAGCAGTGGGTGCTCAACAGCATCGACGGCCGCACCTACTCGCTGCTCAACGTCGCGACCACCCGGCAGCTCGACGTCACCCGCCGGTCCGCCGAGCCCGGGACACCCGTCGCCCTGGCCCCCGCCACGACGGACCCGCAGCAGGCCTGGAGGTTCGAGCCCGCGTCGTGA
- a CDS encoding VOC family protein gives MTSLVPYLTVHDATAAIAFYASAFGAQETGERDEGDGRIGFVALTVGGDPFYLSDEFHDYGAYAPATLGHSTVALVLGVDDADAVYAAAVAAGATPDREPADQGDERRGWLVDPFGHRWAIHSPLR, from the coding sequence ATGACGAGCCTGGTCCCCTACCTCACGGTGCACGACGCGACCGCGGCGATCGCGTTCTATGCCAGCGCGTTCGGGGCGCAGGAGACCGGCGAGCGCGACGAGGGCGACGGGCGGATCGGCTTCGTCGCCCTCACCGTCGGCGGCGACCCGTTCTACCTGTCCGACGAGTTCCACGACTACGGCGCCTACGCCCCCGCGACGCTCGGGCACAGCACGGTCGCCCTGGTGCTCGGCGTGGACGACGCCGACGCCGTGTACGCCGCCGCGGTCGCCGCGGGTGCGACGCCCGATCGCGAGCCCGCCGACCAGGGGGACGAGAGGCGCGGCTGGCTGGTCGACCCGTTCGGCCACCGCTGGGCCATCCACTCGCCGCTGCGCTGA